The following proteins come from a genomic window of Venturia canescens isolate UGA chromosome 4, ASM1945775v1, whole genome shotgun sequence:
- the RpS8 gene encoding 40S ribosomal protein S8: MGISRDHWHKRRATGGKRKPLRKKRKFELGRPAANTKLGPQRIHTVRTRGGNKKYRALRLDTGNFSWGSECSTRKTRIIDVVYNASNNELVRTKTLVKNAIVTIDATPFRQWYESHYVLPLGRKRGAKLTEAEEEILNKKRSKKTEAKYKARQRFAKVEQALEEQFATGRVLACVASRPGQCGRADGYILEGKELEFYMRKIKSKKAK; this comes from the exons ATGG gtaTCTCACGCGACCACTGGCATAAGAGACGTGCCACCGGAGGCAAAAGGAAGCCTCTTCGTAAGAAGAGGAAGTTCGAATTGGGACGTCCTGCTGCCAACACTAAGCTTGGACCCCAACGTATCCACACT gtTCGTACACGTGGAGGAAACAAGAAGTACAGAGCTTTACGTCTTGACACTGGCAATTTCTCGTGGGGTTCGGAATGTTCGACCCGCAAAACTCGTATAATCGATGTTGTTTACAACGCTTCGAACAATGAGTTGGTCAGAACCAAGACCCTTGTCAAGAACGCCATTGTGACGATCGATGCTACACCATTTAGACAGTGGTATGAGAGTCATTACGTTCTTCCTTTGGGACGCAAGAGGGGAGCGAAATTG ACAGAGGCTGAGGAGGAAATCTTGAATAAGAAACGATCCAAGAAAACCGAAGCCAAATACAAGGCGAGACAACGATTTGCCAAAGTTGAACAAGCTCTGGAAGAACAGTTCGCAACCGGTCGCGTTTtag CCTGCGTTGCCAGTCGTCCCGGACAATGTGGCAGAGCTGACGGATACATCCTTGAGGGTAAAGAACTCGAGTTCTACATGAGAAAGATCAAGAGCAAAAAGGCTAAATAA
- the Zmynd8 gene encoding protein kinase C-binding protein 1 isoform X2, translated as MMDPPVSPSKDSVDVNLPEIVQAETVETENSVKSSIEDYPIDIKEEIENGEIPEKKEVADVSKAKTIVSTENGANEQEIPKGIETVAVKKEEETKKESPVAETKIVRVTNVGKTRVSPVTEIKEVKRKRRSTSDQQDETSVDEIESRPKRVKVKNTNDNYCWRCHKDSVDARCSACPRSWHRKCMGGQPPTSINETWICGECATILRAENAETRSEVVAHMSIDHLCMLLKYIVERMRSCPGSEPFWKAVDLTEVPNYMDYVIRPMDLNLLESNVRAKLYGSTDAFMADAKWIQHNCIVFNTCGGVYADTSKLTNAAKQIIKTAKQEVAEIEACPDCYARGRNLPRPHPMWFIEACRRPHPLIWAKLKGFPFWPAKAMPRVNGQGHVDVRFFGQHDRAWVAPKDVYLYSRDPPAPMPRKRKLEMAECIKEITRHCRKLEMSFGPFQFAPAKTSYNPNDPMQIKIMLPQYDPSRPSDSTPSVGGPTRRKSPLRKRSTLLKRKMDSSEVSTVEEPTVESSTKESSTSPQIVTPNEHEKSKDTTILETPVSEPQRPKKRMKKSLNSETKNTTQEKEPSSPIQVIETSSTSTVDDVSIIAGAMSNGSPETPSIATPLKTVNQSKAKSEKTDVPLEKSLAALLRTVNPKGRLSHPRNLNVKSAGGTPNTSKNESKVCTIKVYKPKARMLDKVNAEKAMKSSNEKEHDKLKEIDSPKSTEPKIINGILTPVPIATTPTPGNSGPGTTSGSVSLLHNKRDNNIIITNSLLKMSAKKLPPRILVLNNGTLEPKRTSPVVEEKRPRAAEPAAKRVQSEPQILGPGAQKKQSRAKKSFPNKAPRLPQLLPKMPKPPGNSLDAMVYIPAQRNENGIDYQLPPPEAGPLSSQLHRSANELVKHMAQLMEEAIKEAADSNSNDTGNNVESHQATIHSLRLQIERMRWQHQQQLAELKHNTDRTLREMRASLEAERLRAIEEVRKEAEEDKARCIEETKSKQWCAQCGRKALFYCCWNTAYCDHVCQQAHWQSHQRKCAQKPSNVSNSPGDSSSKQQQQLQQQKASGKSNSDVGTIEEVSRSGFLASNVVTKNLKVL; from the exons ATGATGGATCCTCCGGTGAGCCCGAGCAAGGATTCGGTCGATGTGAACCTGCCCGAAATTGTACAGGCGGAAACCGTTGAAACGGAAAATTCCGTGAAATCATCCATCGAAGATTATCCCATTGATATTAaagaagaaatagaaaatgggGAGATACCTGAAAAAAAGGAGGTTGCCGATGTTTCGAAAGCAAAGACAATTGTATCGACCGAAAATGGCGCTAATGAGCAAGAAATTCCAAAAGGAATTGAAACCGTTGCtgtaaaaaaagaggaagaaacgaaaaaagaatcGCCAGTAGCAGAAACGAAAATCGTCAGAGTGACTAACGTCGGTAAAACCCGAGTATCACCAGTCACGGAAATAAAAGAAGTCAAACGAAAGCGCAGAAGTACAag TGATCAGCAAGACGAAACGTCAGTCGATGAAATCGAGTCCCGACCCAAACGAGTCAAAGTGAAAAATACCAACGACAATTATTGCTGGCGTTGTCACAAGGACTCGGTCGACGCACGATGCAGCGCTTGTCCACGTTCGTGGCATCGAAAATGCATGGGTGGTCAACCACCCACCTCGATTAACGAGACCTGGATTTGTGGCGAATGCGCGACTATTTTGAGAGCTGAAAACGCCGAAACCCGTTCTGAAGTTGTTGCTCACATGTCAATCGATCACCTTTGCATGCTCCTCAAATACATCGTCGAACGCATGCGGAGTTGTCCGGGG TCAGAACCATTCTGgaaagccgtcgacctcaccGAGGTTCCAAATTACATGGATTACGTTATTAGGCCTATGGATCTCAATCTCTTAGAATCGAACGTTCGTGCCAAATTATACGGCAGCACTGACGCTTTTATGGCAGATGCTAAATGGATACAGCACAACTGCATTGTATTCAATACTT GCGGTGGAGTATACGCGGATACGTCAAAGTTGACGAACGCAGCGaagcaaataataaaaacggcGAAACAGGAAGTGGCGGAAATTGAGGCTTGTCCGGATTGTTACGCGCGAGGTAGAAACTTGCCGCGTCCGCATCCCATGTGGTTCATCGAAGCGTGTCGTCGTCCGCATCCATTGATATGGGCAAAATTGAAAGGATTTCCATTTTGGCCGGCGAAAGCGATGCCCCGAGTGAATGGTCAAGGCCATGTGGACGTGCGTTTTTTCGGGCAGCACGATCGTGCATGGGTAGCCCCGAAAGACGTTTACTTATACTCACGAGATCCACCGGCGCCGATGCCGCGCAAAAGGAAACTCGAAATGGCCGAGTGTATAAAAGAAATAACGCGACACTGTCGAAAGCTTGAAATGTCGTTCGGACCGTTTCAATTTGCGCCGGCAAAAACTTCCTATAATCCGAATGATCCgatgcaaataaaaataatgttgccGCAATACGATCCATCACGACCAAGCGATTCGACTCCGTCCGTGGGAGGGCCAACGCGCCGAAAATCACCGTTACGAAAACGTAGCACACTGCTCAAACGTAAAATGGACAGTAGTGAAGTTTCGACAGTCGAAGAGCCCACGGTCGAATCATCGACGAAAGAATCGTCGACTTCGCCACAAATTGTAACTCCGAATGAGCATGAGAAATCCAAGGATACTACGATTCTTGAAACGCCAGTGAGCGAGCCACAGAgaccaaaaaaacgaatgaaaaagtcaTTGAACAGCGAGACGAAAAACACAACACAAGAGAAAGAGCCAAGCTCACCGATTCAAGTGATTGAAACAAGCTCAACGTCGACGGTCGATGATGTCTCCATCATAGCCGGAGCGATGAGCAACGGTTCACCGGAAACTCCGAGCATCGCTACACCGTTAAAAACAGTAAATCAGAGCAAAGCCAAGAGCGAAAAGACTGATGTGCCACTAGAAAAATCATTAGCCGCGTTACTGAGAACCGTTAATCCTAAAGGACGTTTATCTCATCCTCGAAATCTTAACGTTAAATCTGCTGGTGGCACACCAAACACATCGAAAAATGAGTCTAAAGTGTGCACGATCAAAGTTTACAAGCCAAAAGCTCGTATGCTGGATAAAGTTAACGCGGAAAAAGCGATGAAATCGTCCAACGAGAAAGAGCATGATAAATTGAAGGAAATTGATTCACCCAAGTCGACTGAACCCAAAATAATCAATGGAATTCTGACGCCTGTACCGATCGCGACGACTCCCACGCCCGGTAATTCGGGGCCCGGTACAACCAGCGGCAGCGTTTCACTGCTGCACAACAAACGCGACAACAATATCATTATTACGAATTCTCTTTTAAAAATGTCAGCAAAGAAGTTACCACCCCGTATATTGGTACTGAACAATGGAACACTGGAGCCCAAACGAACGTCCCCAGTCGTGGAAGAAAAGAGACCAAGAGCCGCTGAACCAGCTGCCAAACGGGTTCAGTCTGAACCTCAAATTCTGGGTCCTGGGGCACAGAAAAAACAGAGTAGAGCGAAAAAGTCGTTTCCTAATAAAGCTCCCCGATTGCCGCAACTGTTGCCGAAGATGCCAAAACCACCGGGAAACTCTCTCGATGCAATGGTTTATATTCCGGCACAACGTAACGAAAACGGCATAGATTATCAGCTGCCACCGCCCGAGGCTGGACCTTTAAGCTCGCAGCTTCATCGCAGTGCCAATGAATTAGTCAAACACATGGCACAATTAATGGAAGAAGCCATCAAAGAAGCTGCTGATTCCAATTCCAACGATACTGGCAACAACGTTGAAAGCCATCAGGCTACGATACATTCCTTACGATTGCAAATCGAGCGAATGCGGTGGCAGCATCAACAACAACTTGCTGAACTCAAACACAATACAG ATCGAACGTTACGAGAAATGCGGGCGAGTCTGGAGGCTGAGAGATTGCGAGCGATCGAAGAAGTTCGAAAAGAAGCAGAGGAGGACAAGGCTCGCTGCATCGAAGAAACGAAGTCGAAACAGTGGTGCGCGCAGTGTGGCCGGAAGGcacttttttattgttgttggAATACGGCTTACTGCGATCATGTTTGTCAGCAGGCTCACTGGCAATCACATCAACGAAAATGTGCTCAAAAACCTTCAAATGTTTCTAACTCTCCCGGGGACTCGAGCAGCaaacagcaacaacaattaCAGCAGCAG AAAGCAAGCGGAAAAAGTAACTCCGACGTCGGGACGATAGAAGAAGTATCGAGATCCGGTTTCCTGGCATCGAACGTGGTCACAAAAAATCTCAAAGTCCTGTAA
- the Zmynd8 gene encoding protein kinase C-binding protein 1 isoform X1, protein MMDPPVSPSKDSVDVNLPEIVQAETVETENSVKSSIEDYPIDIKEEIENGEIPEKKEVADVSKAKTIVSTENGANEQEIPKGIETVAVKKEEETKKESPVAETKIVRVTNVGKTRVSPVTEIKEVKRKRRSTSDQQDETSVDEIESRPKRVKVKNTNDNYCWRCHKDSVDARCSACPRSWHRKCMGGQPPTSINETWICGECATILRAENAETRSEVVAHMSIDHLCMLLKYIVERMRSCPGSEPFWKAVDLTEVPNYMDYVIRPMDLNLLESNVRAKLYGSTDAFMADAKWIQHNCIVFNTLFSLGGGVYADTSKLTNAAKQIIKTAKQEVAEIEACPDCYARGRNLPRPHPMWFIEACRRPHPLIWAKLKGFPFWPAKAMPRVNGQGHVDVRFFGQHDRAWVAPKDVYLYSRDPPAPMPRKRKLEMAECIKEITRHCRKLEMSFGPFQFAPAKTSYNPNDPMQIKIMLPQYDPSRPSDSTPSVGGPTRRKSPLRKRSTLLKRKMDSSEVSTVEEPTVESSTKESSTSPQIVTPNEHEKSKDTTILETPVSEPQRPKKRMKKSLNSETKNTTQEKEPSSPIQVIETSSTSTVDDVSIIAGAMSNGSPETPSIATPLKTVNQSKAKSEKTDVPLEKSLAALLRTVNPKGRLSHPRNLNVKSAGGTPNTSKNESKVCTIKVYKPKARMLDKVNAEKAMKSSNEKEHDKLKEIDSPKSTEPKIINGILTPVPIATTPTPGNSGPGTTSGSVSLLHNKRDNNIIITNSLLKMSAKKLPPRILVLNNGTLEPKRTSPVVEEKRPRAAEPAAKRVQSEPQILGPGAQKKQSRAKKSFPNKAPRLPQLLPKMPKPPGNSLDAMVYIPAQRNENGIDYQLPPPEAGPLSSQLHRSANELVKHMAQLMEEAIKEAADSNSNDTGNNVESHQATIHSLRLQIERMRWQHQQQLAELKHNTDRTLREMRASLEAERLRAIEEVRKEAEEDKARCIEETKSKQWCAQCGRKALFYCCWNTAYCDHVCQQAHWQSHQRKCAQKPSNVSNSPGDSSSKQQQQLQQQKASGKSNSDVGTIEEVSRSGFLASNVVTKNLKVL, encoded by the exons ATGATGGATCCTCCGGTGAGCCCGAGCAAGGATTCGGTCGATGTGAACCTGCCCGAAATTGTACAGGCGGAAACCGTTGAAACGGAAAATTCCGTGAAATCATCCATCGAAGATTATCCCATTGATATTAaagaagaaatagaaaatgggGAGATACCTGAAAAAAAGGAGGTTGCCGATGTTTCGAAAGCAAAGACAATTGTATCGACCGAAAATGGCGCTAATGAGCAAGAAATTCCAAAAGGAATTGAAACCGTTGCtgtaaaaaaagaggaagaaacgaaaaaagaatcGCCAGTAGCAGAAACGAAAATCGTCAGAGTGACTAACGTCGGTAAAACCCGAGTATCACCAGTCACGGAAATAAAAGAAGTCAAACGAAAGCGCAGAAGTACAag TGATCAGCAAGACGAAACGTCAGTCGATGAAATCGAGTCCCGACCCAAACGAGTCAAAGTGAAAAATACCAACGACAATTATTGCTGGCGTTGTCACAAGGACTCGGTCGACGCACGATGCAGCGCTTGTCCACGTTCGTGGCATCGAAAATGCATGGGTGGTCAACCACCCACCTCGATTAACGAGACCTGGATTTGTGGCGAATGCGCGACTATTTTGAGAGCTGAAAACGCCGAAACCCGTTCTGAAGTTGTTGCTCACATGTCAATCGATCACCTTTGCATGCTCCTCAAATACATCGTCGAACGCATGCGGAGTTGTCCGGGG TCAGAACCATTCTGgaaagccgtcgacctcaccGAGGTTCCAAATTACATGGATTACGTTATTAGGCCTATGGATCTCAATCTCTTAGAATCGAACGTTCGTGCCAAATTATACGGCAGCACTGACGCTTTTATGGCAGATGCTAAATGGATACAGCACAACTGCATTGTATTCAATACTT TATTCTCATTAGGCGGTGGAGTATACGCGGATACGTCAAAGTTGACGAACGCAGCGaagcaaataataaaaacggcGAAACAGGAAGTGGCGGAAATTGAGGCTTGTCCGGATTGTTACGCGCGAGGTAGAAACTTGCCGCGTCCGCATCCCATGTGGTTCATCGAAGCGTGTCGTCGTCCGCATCCATTGATATGGGCAAAATTGAAAGGATTTCCATTTTGGCCGGCGAAAGCGATGCCCCGAGTGAATGGTCAAGGCCATGTGGACGTGCGTTTTTTCGGGCAGCACGATCGTGCATGGGTAGCCCCGAAAGACGTTTACTTATACTCACGAGATCCACCGGCGCCGATGCCGCGCAAAAGGAAACTCGAAATGGCCGAGTGTATAAAAGAAATAACGCGACACTGTCGAAAGCTTGAAATGTCGTTCGGACCGTTTCAATTTGCGCCGGCAAAAACTTCCTATAATCCGAATGATCCgatgcaaataaaaataatgttgccGCAATACGATCCATCACGACCAAGCGATTCGACTCCGTCCGTGGGAGGGCCAACGCGCCGAAAATCACCGTTACGAAAACGTAGCACACTGCTCAAACGTAAAATGGACAGTAGTGAAGTTTCGACAGTCGAAGAGCCCACGGTCGAATCATCGACGAAAGAATCGTCGACTTCGCCACAAATTGTAACTCCGAATGAGCATGAGAAATCCAAGGATACTACGATTCTTGAAACGCCAGTGAGCGAGCCACAGAgaccaaaaaaacgaatgaaaaagtcaTTGAACAGCGAGACGAAAAACACAACACAAGAGAAAGAGCCAAGCTCACCGATTCAAGTGATTGAAACAAGCTCAACGTCGACGGTCGATGATGTCTCCATCATAGCCGGAGCGATGAGCAACGGTTCACCGGAAACTCCGAGCATCGCTACACCGTTAAAAACAGTAAATCAGAGCAAAGCCAAGAGCGAAAAGACTGATGTGCCACTAGAAAAATCATTAGCCGCGTTACTGAGAACCGTTAATCCTAAAGGACGTTTATCTCATCCTCGAAATCTTAACGTTAAATCTGCTGGTGGCACACCAAACACATCGAAAAATGAGTCTAAAGTGTGCACGATCAAAGTTTACAAGCCAAAAGCTCGTATGCTGGATAAAGTTAACGCGGAAAAAGCGATGAAATCGTCCAACGAGAAAGAGCATGATAAATTGAAGGAAATTGATTCACCCAAGTCGACTGAACCCAAAATAATCAATGGAATTCTGACGCCTGTACCGATCGCGACGACTCCCACGCCCGGTAATTCGGGGCCCGGTACAACCAGCGGCAGCGTTTCACTGCTGCACAACAAACGCGACAACAATATCATTATTACGAATTCTCTTTTAAAAATGTCAGCAAAGAAGTTACCACCCCGTATATTGGTACTGAACAATGGAACACTGGAGCCCAAACGAACGTCCCCAGTCGTGGAAGAAAAGAGACCAAGAGCCGCTGAACCAGCTGCCAAACGGGTTCAGTCTGAACCTCAAATTCTGGGTCCTGGGGCACAGAAAAAACAGAGTAGAGCGAAAAAGTCGTTTCCTAATAAAGCTCCCCGATTGCCGCAACTGTTGCCGAAGATGCCAAAACCACCGGGAAACTCTCTCGATGCAATGGTTTATATTCCGGCACAACGTAACGAAAACGGCATAGATTATCAGCTGCCACCGCCCGAGGCTGGACCTTTAAGCTCGCAGCTTCATCGCAGTGCCAATGAATTAGTCAAACACATGGCACAATTAATGGAAGAAGCCATCAAAGAAGCTGCTGATTCCAATTCCAACGATACTGGCAACAACGTTGAAAGCCATCAGGCTACGATACATTCCTTACGATTGCAAATCGAGCGAATGCGGTGGCAGCATCAACAACAACTTGCTGAACTCAAACACAATACAG ATCGAACGTTACGAGAAATGCGGGCGAGTCTGGAGGCTGAGAGATTGCGAGCGATCGAAGAAGTTCGAAAAGAAGCAGAGGAGGACAAGGCTCGCTGCATCGAAGAAACGAAGTCGAAACAGTGGTGCGCGCAGTGTGGCCGGAAGGcacttttttattgttgttggAATACGGCTTACTGCGATCATGTTTGTCAGCAGGCTCACTGGCAATCACATCAACGAAAATGTGCTCAAAAACCTTCAAATGTTTCTAACTCTCCCGGGGACTCGAGCAGCaaacagcaacaacaattaCAGCAGCAG AAAGCAAGCGGAAAAAGTAACTCCGACGTCGGGACGATAGAAGAAGTATCGAGATCCGGTTTCCTGGCATCGAACGTGGTCACAAAAAATCTCAAAGTCCTGTAA
- the Zmynd8 gene encoding protein kinase C-binding protein 1 isoform X3 has translation MMDPPVSPSKDSVDVNLPEIVQAETVETENSVKSSIEDYPIDIKEEIENGEIPEKKEVADVSKAKTIVSTENGANEQEIPKGIETVAVKKEEETKKESPVAETKIVRVTNVGKTRVSPVTEIKEVKRKRRSTSDQQDETSVDEIESRPKRVKVKNTNDNYCWRCHKDSVDARCSACPRSWHRKCMGGQPPTSINETWICGECATILRAENAETRSEVVAHMSIDHLCMLLKYIVERMRSCPGSEPFWKAVDLTEVPNYMDYVIRPMDLNLLESNVRAKLYGSTDAFMADAKWIQHNCIVFNTLFSLGGGVYADTSKLTNAAKQIIKTAKQEVAEIEACPDCYARGRNLPRPHPMWFIEACRRPHPLIWAKLKGFPFWPAKAMPRVNGQGHVDVRFFGQHDRAWVAPKDVYLYSRDPPAPMPRKRKLEMAECIKEITRHCRKLEMSFGPFQFAPAKTSYNPNDPMQIKIMLPQYDPSRPSDSTPSVGGPTRRKSPLRKRSTLLKRKMDSSEVSTVEEPTVESSTKESSTSPQIVTPNEHEKSKDTTILETPVSEPQRPKKRMKKSLNSETKNTTQEKEPSSPIQVIETSSTSTVDDVSIIAGAMSNGSPETPSIATPLKTVNQSKAKSEKTDVPLEKSLAALLRTVNPKGRLSHPRNLNVKSAGGTPNTSKNESKVCTIKVYKPKARMLDKVNAEKAMKSSNEKEHDKLKEIDSPKSTEPKIINGILTPVPIATTPTPGNSGPGTTSGSVSLLHNKRDNNIIITNSLLKMSAKKLPPRILVLNNGTLEPKRTSPVVEEKRPRAAEPAAKRVQSEPQILGPGAQKKQSRAKKSFPNKAPRLPQLLPKMPKPPGNSLDAMVYIPAQRNENGIDYQLPPPEAGPLSSQLHRSANELVKHMAQLMEEAIKEAADSNSNDTGNNVESHQATIHSLRLQIERMRWQHQQQLAELKHNTDRTLREMRASLEAERLRAIEEVRKEAEEDKARCIEETKSKQWCAQCGRKALFYCCWNTAYCDHVCQQAHWQSHQRKCAQKPSNVSNSPGDSSSKQQQQLQQQVMPELVERPRVNW, from the exons ATGATGGATCCTCCGGTGAGCCCGAGCAAGGATTCGGTCGATGTGAACCTGCCCGAAATTGTACAGGCGGAAACCGTTGAAACGGAAAATTCCGTGAAATCATCCATCGAAGATTATCCCATTGATATTAaagaagaaatagaaaatgggGAGATACCTGAAAAAAAGGAGGTTGCCGATGTTTCGAAAGCAAAGACAATTGTATCGACCGAAAATGGCGCTAATGAGCAAGAAATTCCAAAAGGAATTGAAACCGTTGCtgtaaaaaaagaggaagaaacgaaaaaagaatcGCCAGTAGCAGAAACGAAAATCGTCAGAGTGACTAACGTCGGTAAAACCCGAGTATCACCAGTCACGGAAATAAAAGAAGTCAAACGAAAGCGCAGAAGTACAag TGATCAGCAAGACGAAACGTCAGTCGATGAAATCGAGTCCCGACCCAAACGAGTCAAAGTGAAAAATACCAACGACAATTATTGCTGGCGTTGTCACAAGGACTCGGTCGACGCACGATGCAGCGCTTGTCCACGTTCGTGGCATCGAAAATGCATGGGTGGTCAACCACCCACCTCGATTAACGAGACCTGGATTTGTGGCGAATGCGCGACTATTTTGAGAGCTGAAAACGCCGAAACCCGTTCTGAAGTTGTTGCTCACATGTCAATCGATCACCTTTGCATGCTCCTCAAATACATCGTCGAACGCATGCGGAGTTGTCCGGGG TCAGAACCATTCTGgaaagccgtcgacctcaccGAGGTTCCAAATTACATGGATTACGTTATTAGGCCTATGGATCTCAATCTCTTAGAATCGAACGTTCGTGCCAAATTATACGGCAGCACTGACGCTTTTATGGCAGATGCTAAATGGATACAGCACAACTGCATTGTATTCAATACTT TATTCTCATTAGGCGGTGGAGTATACGCGGATACGTCAAAGTTGACGAACGCAGCGaagcaaataataaaaacggcGAAACAGGAAGTGGCGGAAATTGAGGCTTGTCCGGATTGTTACGCGCGAGGTAGAAACTTGCCGCGTCCGCATCCCATGTGGTTCATCGAAGCGTGTCGTCGTCCGCATCCATTGATATGGGCAAAATTGAAAGGATTTCCATTTTGGCCGGCGAAAGCGATGCCCCGAGTGAATGGTCAAGGCCATGTGGACGTGCGTTTTTTCGGGCAGCACGATCGTGCATGGGTAGCCCCGAAAGACGTTTACTTATACTCACGAGATCCACCGGCGCCGATGCCGCGCAAAAGGAAACTCGAAATGGCCGAGTGTATAAAAGAAATAACGCGACACTGTCGAAAGCTTGAAATGTCGTTCGGACCGTTTCAATTTGCGCCGGCAAAAACTTCCTATAATCCGAATGATCCgatgcaaataaaaataatgttgccGCAATACGATCCATCACGACCAAGCGATTCGACTCCGTCCGTGGGAGGGCCAACGCGCCGAAAATCACCGTTACGAAAACGTAGCACACTGCTCAAACGTAAAATGGACAGTAGTGAAGTTTCGACAGTCGAAGAGCCCACGGTCGAATCATCGACGAAAGAATCGTCGACTTCGCCACAAATTGTAACTCCGAATGAGCATGAGAAATCCAAGGATACTACGATTCTTGAAACGCCAGTGAGCGAGCCACAGAgaccaaaaaaacgaatgaaaaagtcaTTGAACAGCGAGACGAAAAACACAACACAAGAGAAAGAGCCAAGCTCACCGATTCAAGTGATTGAAACAAGCTCAACGTCGACGGTCGATGATGTCTCCATCATAGCCGGAGCGATGAGCAACGGTTCACCGGAAACTCCGAGCATCGCTACACCGTTAAAAACAGTAAATCAGAGCAAAGCCAAGAGCGAAAAGACTGATGTGCCACTAGAAAAATCATTAGCCGCGTTACTGAGAACCGTTAATCCTAAAGGACGTTTATCTCATCCTCGAAATCTTAACGTTAAATCTGCTGGTGGCACACCAAACACATCGAAAAATGAGTCTAAAGTGTGCACGATCAAAGTTTACAAGCCAAAAGCTCGTATGCTGGATAAAGTTAACGCGGAAAAAGCGATGAAATCGTCCAACGAGAAAGAGCATGATAAATTGAAGGAAATTGATTCACCCAAGTCGACTGAACCCAAAATAATCAATGGAATTCTGACGCCTGTACCGATCGCGACGACTCCCACGCCCGGTAATTCGGGGCCCGGTACAACCAGCGGCAGCGTTTCACTGCTGCACAACAAACGCGACAACAATATCATTATTACGAATTCTCTTTTAAAAATGTCAGCAAAGAAGTTACCACCCCGTATATTGGTACTGAACAATGGAACACTGGAGCCCAAACGAACGTCCCCAGTCGTGGAAGAAAAGAGACCAAGAGCCGCTGAACCAGCTGCCAAACGGGTTCAGTCTGAACCTCAAATTCTGGGTCCTGGGGCACAGAAAAAACAGAGTAGAGCGAAAAAGTCGTTTCCTAATAAAGCTCCCCGATTGCCGCAACTGTTGCCGAAGATGCCAAAACCACCGGGAAACTCTCTCGATGCAATGGTTTATATTCCGGCACAACGTAACGAAAACGGCATAGATTATCAGCTGCCACCGCCCGAGGCTGGACCTTTAAGCTCGCAGCTTCATCGCAGTGCCAATGAATTAGTCAAACACATGGCACAATTAATGGAAGAAGCCATCAAAGAAGCTGCTGATTCCAATTCCAACGATACTGGCAACAACGTTGAAAGCCATCAGGCTACGATACATTCCTTACGATTGCAAATCGAGCGAATGCGGTGGCAGCATCAACAACAACTTGCTGAACTCAAACACAATACAG ATCGAACGTTACGAGAAATGCGGGCGAGTCTGGAGGCTGAGAGATTGCGAGCGATCGAAGAAGTTCGAAAAGAAGCAGAGGAGGACAAGGCTCGCTGCATCGAAGAAACGAAGTCGAAACAGTGGTGCGCGCAGTGTGGCCGGAAGGcacttttttattgttgttggAATACGGCTTACTGCGATCATGTTTGTCAGCAGGCTCACTGGCAATCACATCAACGAAAATGTGCTCAAAAACCTTCAAATGTTTCTAACTCTCCCGGGGACTCGAGCAGCaaacagcaacaacaattaCAGCAGCAGGTGATGCCCGAGCTCGTAGAGAGGCCCAGAGTCAATTGGT AA